The Deltaproteobacteria bacterium region TCCCGTTGCGGATGTCCTGCCCGAAGAGGCTGTCGGTCAACCCGGCGATCTGGTCTCGGTTCAAAACGATGACGGCATAACCGATACGGGCGGTCACCGGCAGGCCGTAACCGATGACGAGGTCCCCCTTCAACTCGGCGCCGACCCCCAGAAAGAAATCCTCAAAAAATTCCCGTCCGTCCTTTCCCCCTTCAAACCAGCTGTCGCCGTAGTCGCCGAAAAACGAGAGGTGGATCGTTCTCAAAAAAATCGGCCAAGTGCCGATGCCTCGGTCCACGGTGGCCAGCGGGAGGCGGTATTCGCCGGTAAAGACCAGAACCCGGTCGCCGGCATAAGTAATCCCCGGCAGGCCCCGGAGCGAAAAGAGTTTGCTGGAAACCTGGGCAAGGTTCCCTTCCCCAAACGGGCCGCCAAAACGGAAGGTCCCGTTGAACTGCGGGTTGCCCCAGGCAAAGCCGCCGGTGGCTCTTAAGCCGAATACATGGTGATCGGCGTAGGGCATTTCAAAATAATAGCGAAAGTCGCCGGTCAAAACCCTCTGCTCGTTGTCATCCGCGGCGCCGAGAAGAGAATCGGTGATGTCGAAAGTAACATTGAAATAAGGGCCGTCTTCCTGGCTGATGGAATTGGGAAACTGCTTGTAGCGGACGTAGGTGTAAGAGGTGCGAAATCCCGCGTAGGCGTCGAGATTGGTCAGGGTGAAACCGGTCGGGATGTCGGAGAGGTTGTCCCGGTTTTCATAGAAGTAGCTGGCCGAAAAGAGATGGTGGCCGGCGGGCACGGCGACACCGGCATACCCCTGTAGTCTCTGTTCGAAAAAATCCTCGCCGGTCCCGAACAGATCGCCCCAGTTGACGGCGTAGCGCACGGCTCCCGCAAAAAAGGTGGGGCGCCGGCGCGTGTAGGCATAACTCAAGCCGCCGCCCAAAAAATTGGCGTCGGTCCGGTAGTTGGCGTAGAGGTCCCACGAATGGCGGTACATCGGGTCGAACCGGCCGGTGGAAAAACCGAACAGGAAGGCGTCATCGAGCGTAACGAAGGTGGGGACGATGTAGCGCGGGACCAGCACCTGCGGAAAGGCGCTGTATTTTTTGGAGCCGGGAAGGACCAAATCTTTAACCGGGGGCGGCTGTTTTTCCTGAAGGGCCGGTTCGTATTCAGCGGGGAGGGAAGGGGGCATATGCGGATCGCCCGATTTTTCAGACGGCTCCGAAGCAACGGAGGTGGATGACGCCGGCAGAGCGGCCATGGAGGAGGCGGACGACCATGACGGCAATTTCAGGTCCTGCAAATTCGCCTGTGAGATATCGGTCCCCTTCGCGGTGTAGTATTTCACGGTGAGTTTCTCCCCGTCGGGGGAAATTTGCGGCTGGTAGACGCCGGTCAACACATTGGTGGCCTGTTCCGGTTTTCCACCAAAGGCGTTGACCCGGTAAATATTGGGAATCCCGCTTGAGTCCGACTCGAAATAGATGGTGCGGCCGTCGGGGGACCAGACCGGATGATTGTCGTTGGCCTCGTCGTCGGTGAGTTTGCGGATCGCCTCGCCGCTCTTCGTATAGAGGACGATGTCCCGGTTCCCCTCGTGGTCGCGCCGCGAGACGACGATTTTTTCCCCGTCCGGCGAGAAACGGGGATTCGAAAACTGGGTGTATTTGGGCGCATTGGTCAAATAATATCCCTTCTTGTTCGTCCGGTCGAAAACATAAAGGTTGTCCGTCCCCACGGCTGTCCGGACCATGACCAGCCACCGGCTCCCCCCATCCAGAGGGGAAAAATCGGGGTCCGAGGCGCGGAGCGATTTTTTTCCACTCCCTTTTTCGTGCAAACGTTCGATTTTTTTCTGTTTCAAGTCGTACGTGTAGACATCGGAATAAGAGGCGTAGGGTTCCACTCCGGCAATTCCGGAAAAGGCGAGGGTGTTTCCTCCATCGCGGCTGAAGGCCATCTGGCCGTAGACCCCGCGCTTTAAAACAACGGGCTCCCCTCCCGGTTTTGTCACAATAACCAGTTGCGACTCTTCGTCAAGACCGGCCCGGGTGTAGGCATGGCCGGTCCCGGAGGGATGCGGGGTGAAGTTGCCCAGTTGCTCCTTTTTGTCGGCGATCAGGGGGACAAGGGGGGTGACCCCTTTGGCCTCGATCTCCCTTTTTTCCGCCGCATATTTTCCCTTGAGCTCGATTTTCCATTCGTTCCAAAGCTGATAAAAACTTTTGTTGAAGACTCGACGCGCCTTGTTGTTAAGCGAAAAAAGCCAGAGGCCGGAGGCATATTCCTCCATGTAGCGGACAATCGCCTCCTCGCTGTATTTGCCGGCCAGCCACTGCCAGAATTTGACGCCGTAGACATACTGCGTGTTGCTCCCCGGAAATTTGCGCCCCAGCCCGGCCGCCTCGTCGATTCTGGGGAACTTGTCTTCCAGCACGGCGTTTCGGATGATCATCTCCACGTACGGGGAATTGCCGCGCCCACGGCCGGTTTCGACCGTTTCCTCCCAGGCGGCGATTCCCTCGCGCATCCATCCGGGGGTGAGGCCGTTTGGGGCCACGATTTTCCCAAAGACCCAGTGAAACGGGTCGGCAATCCGGTGATGCTGGTCGATGTGGAGGATGTGGGTGTATTCGTGGGTAAAGAGGAGTTCGAGATAATTTTTGTAATTGTCGAGCGACGAGTCGGAATCGGGCGGCGTCACAAACAGCAACAGGTAATTTGCCGGAAGGACGGTGGCCAGCCCGTTGGCCTGATCGTTCTGGTCGATGAGCACGATGTGGGTCCGCCCCCACGGCTTCCAGTTTAGTTTATCCGACAGTTTGGCATGAACCCGCTCGGCGATCTCGGAGAGATCCCGCGCCGCCTCGGCTGTTTCTTTCGGGTAGTGGATGTAGAAATGTTCCGTTTTGAGGGTGTAAACATCCAGCGAAGGCTTGTAAAAGGCGGCATAAACAGGCGCAGAAAGACACGCAAACACGACGAAAAAAATCAGAGGGAGAAGCTTTTTCATTCCGAAGAAAATTTTTCTTAGAATACAGAAAGTTGCGCTTGCGTGCAAATGGTAAATAAAATAATCTGTGGCATCCGGATGGGGAGATCTGTTTCGCTGGCATCAGCTGCTCTATTCGAACGATTTTTTGCAAGTTATGTCTCGTGCTGAACCAGTGGTGATTTTGTCCTTTTGTCGTTTCGCCTTCGCCACCGCTGACCGCCAGGCATCACAGATCTCCCCATCCGGAATCGCACAAGATTGATGCCAATTTATAACGTCATCATCATCGGTTCCGGGCCGGCGGGTTTGACCGCCGCCATCTATGCGGCGCGCGCCAATCTCAAGCCGCTCCTCATCGAGGGGTATCAGGCAGGGGGGCAGTTGATGATCACCACCGACGTGGAAAATTATCCCGGCTTTCCGGAAGGGATCATGGGGCCTGAACTGATGGGGCTGTGGCGCAAGCAGGCCGAGCGGT contains the following coding sequences:
- a CDS encoding PD40 domain-containing protein, with the translated sequence MKKLLPLIFFVVFACLSAPVYAAFYKPSLDVYTLKTEHFYIHYPKETAEAARDLSEIAERVHAKLSDKLNWKPWGRTHIVLIDQNDQANGLATVLPANYLLLFVTPPDSDSSLDNYKNYLELLFTHEYTHILHIDQHHRIADPFHWVFGKIVAPNGLTPGWMREGIAAWEETVETGRGRGNSPYVEMIIRNAVLEDKFPRIDEAAGLGRKFPGSNTQYVYGVKFWQWLAGKYSEEAIVRYMEEYASGLWLFSLNNKARRVFNKSFYQLWNEWKIELKGKYAAEKREIEAKGVTPLVPLIADKKEQLGNFTPHPSGTGHAYTRAGLDEESQLVIVTKPGGEPVVLKRGVYGQMAFSRDGGNTLAFSGIAGVEPYASYSDVYTYDLKQKKIERLHEKGSGKKSLRASDPDFSPLDGGSRWLVMVRTAVGTDNLYVFDRTNKKGYYLTNAPKYTQFSNPRFSPDGEKIVVSRRDHEGNRDIVLYTKSGEAIRKLTDDEANDNHPVWSPDGRTIYFESDSSGIPNIYRVNAFGGKPEQATNVLTGVYQPQISPDGEKLTVKYYTAKGTDISQANLQDLKLPSWSSASSMAALPASSTSVASEPSEKSGDPHMPPSLPAEYEPALQEKQPPPVKDLVLPGSKKYSAFPQVLVPRYIVPTFVTLDDAFLFGFSTGRFDPMYRHSWDLYANYRTDANFLGGGLSYAYTRRRPTFFAGAVRYAVNWGDLFGTGEDFFEQRLQGYAGVAVPAGHHLFSASYFYENRDNLSDIPTGFTLTNLDAYAGFRTSYTYVRYKQFPNSISQEDGPYFNVTFDITDSLLGAADDNEQRVLTGDFRYYFEMPYADHHVFGLRATGGFAWGNPQFNGTFRFGGPFGEGNLAQVSSKLFSLRGLPGITYAGDRVLVFTGEYRLPLATVDRGIGTWPIFLRTIHLSFFGDYGDSWFEGGKDGREFFEDFFLGVGAELKGDLVIGYGLPVTARIGYAVIVLNRDQIAGLTDSLFGQDIRNGTVYFQFGTSF